The Schistocerca nitens isolate TAMUIC-IGC-003100 chromosome 12, iqSchNite1.1, whole genome shotgun sequence genome has a window encoding:
- the LOC126215108 gene encoding uncharacterized protein LOC126215108: MEEPPADSTLNHNTALRSLDLSHNQLTRLCRRLLEPAWNSLQVLRLAGNRISALTWPSMRPRSLQSLEMEGSPCSCSAKFVRLFTPPKIPQIKIEGIITKPRAAKGKKKGSVSAGEMADTAVTTGNATNMAGLQSSVSASGDPSRSEAEVGGSPSSAATPTAGSEVDDSAKNAVSRTKRDGKKIVFCPYGTAFNAAGAESWATVCKRNGTRRNTLRRSPRSVWASPVSGEHFPTAEVSGAVPHSRRVTFSVSASFPSYVVRRQRRAVVDDCPASCGGLHEAGCDSSACSVGSPATSIIVVGATFVLASLRTQLAV; the protein is encoded by the exons ATGGAAGAGCCTCCTGCTGACTCCACACTCAACCACAACACGGCGCTGCGATCGCTGGACCTGTCCCACAACCAGCTGACGCGTCTCTGCCGGCGCCTGTTGGAACCTGCGTGGAACTCTTTACAG GTTCTCCGCCTCGCAGGGAACAGAATCTCGGCCCTCACCTGGCCGAGCATGCGTCCGCGGTCGCTGCAGTCGCTCGAGATGGAAGGCAGCCCCTGCAGCTGCTCCGCGAAATTCGTCAGGCTCTTCACACCTCCGAAGATACCACAGATCAAAATAGAGGGCATCATCACCAAGCCGAGGGCGgctaagggaaagaagaaaggctcCGTGAGCGCCGGGGAAATGGCGGACACTGCCGTGACTACTGGtaatgccaccaacatggcgggcCTTCAGTCCAGCGTTAGCGCAAGTGGCGACCCCTCCAGGAGCGAGGCTGAAGTTGGGGGTTCTCCGTCCTCTGCAGCCACACCAACAGCAGGTAGTGAGGTGGATGACAGCGCGAAGAACGCCGTTTCCAGGACGAAGAGGGACGGCAAGAAGATCGTCTTCTGTCCTTATGGCACAGCGTTCAACGCCGCCGGCGCTGAAAGCTGGGCCACCGTCTGCAAGAGGAACGGGACGCGCAGGAACACCCTGAGGAGGAGTCCCAGGAGCGTCTGGGCTTCCCCGGTCAGTGGAGAACATTTCCCGACAGCAGAAGTTTCGGGCGCTGTGCCTCACTCTAGGCGTGTCACATTTAGCGTTTCGGCATCCTTCCCATCGTACGTCGTCAGGAGGCAGAGGCGTGCCGTTGTGGACGACTGCCCAGCCTCTTGCGGTGGCCTGCACGAGGCAGGCTGCGACAGCTCAGCTTGCAGTGTTGGCAGCCCAGCCACAAGTATCATAGTAGTTGGTGCTACGTTCGTTCTGGCGTCTCTGCGGACGCAACTTGCTGTGTGA